The Oncorhynchus mykiss isolate Arlee chromosome 28, USDA_OmykA_1.1, whole genome shotgun sequence genome includes a window with the following:
- the LOC110509166 gene encoding uncharacterized protein LOC110509166 isoform X3 has translation MKTLQIDRLNAEANFDLSSCCCYGSDSCSGGPSCSYTSDSWSERSSCRYTSDSCSGRSSCSYTSDYCSGRSSCSYTSDSWSERSSCRYTSDSCSGRSSCRNTSRTKTHSRSHCRSSGSSRSSSRSSGGDCSTCRHCNKLPDRFLGGSLDSPYPLDSLDCPHPLDSPSPVEIPRQPFSLSPLPGDDKGHVRYYGSTQASNTSCRSTRHSSENASQWSSPSPSSSSKYLNPSDSRLPLEYHQSPRQPTIGYYDTTKMEDKGDYVPVVATTVKSSPGFKDRSNPADCSETQKANCVDHSKTPMTVRRIITVFEIVPGKSDPPVLHSWNQRRLEVNVQQKIAHNERLKGGGTNPTSNLTSTSTHLDTTQSTSTSSQAKTRRIARKTTSLPDFSPQHVNNPPSLSGSEGKGQDKPSIWMYLQGGAQITFITQDIQEKLESHVRRKQSQRLWGFPKQVTRYVGDHLADLAAQAPSASGDSKTVKIPGKIMGNVSDHVGRGQRNTELCFRLCNRTRPGEEREETQATSPTATAKLKDNLYSSRANSRPVEKTPFTSTSSTITPQPAESHTTRPTQSSRSLDESSLQMALNPVTLTQERRQLEMHVKRNCLEVKLKPLPGMVATSQTTLSSATRQPTRQPIQAAALDPLKFPAPLRRRDPAAAEGYASSMDPEAPRRQEENLVMKPTSSATSSTSSAHPHSSALETWTGIDTVSGPRSASTPIRLLCYDTDTDRLFVFTT, from the exons ATGAAGACGCTACAGATAGACAGACTGAACGCTGAAGCGAACTTTGacctctcctcctgctgctgctatggTTCTGACTCCTGCTCTGGTGGACCCTCCTGCAGCTACACCTCTGACTCCTGGTCTGAGAGGTCCTCCTGCAGATACACCTCTGACTCCTGCTCTGGGAGGTCCTCCTGCAGCTACACCTCTGACTACTGCTCTGGGAGGTCCTCCTGCAGCTACACCTCTGACTCCTGGTCTGAGAGGTCCTCCTGCAGATACACCTCTGACTCCTGCTCTGGGAGGTCCTCCTGCAGAAACACCTCTAGAACTAAAACACATTCTAGATCACATTGTAGATCTTCCGGATCTTCTAGGTCCTCCTCCAGATCTAGTGGTGGTGACTGCAGCACCTGCCGACACTGTAACAAACTGCCGGACAGGTTCCTGGGCGGTAGTCTGGATAGTCCCTACCCATTGGATAGTCTGGATTGCCCTCACCCATTGGATAGCCCCAGCCCAGTGGAAATTCCCAGACAACCATTTAGTCTTAGCCCACTACCAGGAGATGATAAGGGGCACGTCAGATACTATGGCTCCACGCAAGCCTCCAACACCTCCTGCCGTTCGACTCGCCACTCCTCTGAAAATGCCTCCCAATGGTCCTCTCCCAGCCCCTCGAG CTCCTCTAAGTATCTGAATCCTTCTGACTCTCGGCTGCCTCTGGAGTATCATCAAAGCCCTCGGCAGCCTACTATTGGTTACTACGACACCACCAAGATGGAGGACAAAGGGGACTATGTTCCTGTGGTTGCTACTACTGTTAAGTCTTCACCTGGCTTCAAAGACCGCTCCAACCCCGCTGACTGCTCCGAGACTCAGAAGGCCAACTGTGTAGACCATTCCAAGACTCCGATGACAGTGAGACGGATTATTACAGTGTTTGAGATCGTTCCAGGGAAAAGTGACCCACCTGTCCTGCACAGCTGGAACCAACGACGCCTGGAGGTAAATGTGCAACAGAAG ATAGCCCATAATGAGAGACTGAAGGGAGGAGGGACCAACCCCACCTCTAACCTGacctctacctccacccaccTCGATACCACCCAGTCCACCTCAACCTCATCTCAGGCTAAAACAAGAAGGATCGCCAGGAAAACCACCAGCCTTCCAGACTTCTCCCCGCAGCATGTCAACAACCCTCCTAGTCTCAGTGGGTCGGAGGGTAAAG GTCAAGACAAGCCGTCCATCTGGATGTACCTGCAGGGTGGGGCCCAGATCACCTTCATCACCCAGGATATCCAGGAGAAGCTGGAGTCCCATGTCCGTCGCAAGCAGAGCCAGCGCCTCTGGGGATTCCCCAAGCAGGTCACCAGGTACGTCGGAGACCACCTTGCCGACCTGGCTGCCCAGGCCCCCTCCGCTTCCGGCGACAGCAAGACGGTTAAGATCCCTGGCAAGATCATGGGCAACGTGAGCGACCATGTTGGCCGAGGGCAGCGAAACACAGAGTTGTGTTTCAGGCTGTGTAACAGGACAAggccaggggaggagagagaggagacccaGGCTACTAGTCCTACAGCTACAGCCAAACTCAAGGACAATTTATACAGCTCACGTGCCAACAGCAGGCCTGTGGAGAAGACTCCCTTCaccagcaccagcagcaccattACTCCCCAGCCAGCCGAGAGCCACACTACCAGACCCACCCAGAGCAGCCGATCTCTGGACGAGTCCTCCCTCCAGATGGCCCTGAACCCAGTGACCCTGACCCAGGAGAGACGCCAGCTGGAGATGCATGTGAAGAGGAACTGTCTGGAAGTCAAGCTCAAACCCCTCCCTGGCATGGTGGCCACCAGCCAGACAACCCTTTCCTCGGCAACCAGGCAGCCAACTAGGCAGCCCATCCAGGCAGCAGCCCTCGACCCTCTGAAATTCCCTGCGCCACTAAGGCGGAGGGATCCGGCGGCAGCGGAGGGATACGCGTCTTCTATGGACCCAGAGGCACCGAGGCGTCAGGAGGAGAATCTGGTGATGAAGCCCACATCTTCGGCCACCTCTTCGACCTCCTCAGCCCACCCTCACAGCTCAGCTCTGGAGACTTGGACCGGCATAGACACTGTCTCAGGACCCCGCTCTGCCTCCACCCCCATACGGCTGTTGTGTTATGACACGGACACTGACAGGCTTTTTGTGTTTACGACATAG
- the LOC110509166 gene encoding uncharacterized protein LOC110509166 isoform X2, whose amino-acid sequence MFANSVEDLGLRKLVPRLLKTSEEEFGSERVTGYFKLFVVLLSVLLFLFWVIHLRKDDDEVYDEIDSNLVNRFTEGVTLNYKYLQRLEGRLDMKTLQIDRLNAEANFDLSSCCCYGSDSCSGGPSCSYTSDSWSERSSCRYTSDSCSGRSSCSYTSDYCSGRSSCSYTSDSWSERSSCRYTSDSCSGRSSCRNTSRTKTHSRSHCRSSGSSRSSSRSSGGDCSTCRHCNKLPDRFLGGSLDSPYPLDSLDCPHPLDSPSPVEIPRQPFSLSPLPGDDKGHVRYYGSTQASNTSCRSTRHSSENASQWSSPSPSSSSKYLNPSDSRLPLEYHQSPRQPTIGYYDTTKMEDKGDYVPVVATTVKSSPGFKDRSNPADCSETQKANCVDHSKTPMTVRRIITVFEIVPGKSDPPVLHSWNQRRLEIAHNERLKGGGTNPTSNLTSTSTHLDTTQSTSTSSQAKTRRIARKTTSLPDFSPQHVNNPPSLSGSEGKGQDKPSIWMYLQGGAQITFITQDIQEKLESHVRRKQSQRLWGFPKQVTRYVGDHLADLAAQAPSASGDSKTVKIPGKIMGNVSDHVGRGQRNTELCFRLCNRTRPGEEREETQATSPTATAKLKDNLYSSRANSRPVEKTPFTSTSSTITPQPAESHTTRPTQSSRSLDESSLQMALNPVTLTQERRQLEMHVKRNCLEVKLKPLPGMVATSQTTLSSATRQPTRQPIQAAALDPLKFPAPLRRRDPAAAEGYASSMDPEAPRRQEENLVMKPTSSATSSTSSAHPHSSALETWTGIDTVSGPRSASTPIRLLCYDTDTDRLFVFTT is encoded by the exons GATGAGGTCTACGACGAGATTGACTC AAACCTGGTCAACAGGTTCACAGAGGGAGTCACCCTCAACTACAAATACCTCCAGCGCTTGGAGGGGCGGCTGGACATGAAGACGCTACAGATAGACAGACTGAACGCTGAAGCGAACTTTGacctctcctcctgctgctgctatggTTCTGACTCCTGCTCTGGTGGACCCTCCTGCAGCTACACCTCTGACTCCTGGTCTGAGAGGTCCTCCTGCAGATACACCTCTGACTCCTGCTCTGGGAGGTCCTCCTGCAGCTACACCTCTGACTACTGCTCTGGGAGGTCCTCCTGCAGCTACACCTCTGACTCCTGGTCTGAGAGGTCCTCCTGCAGATACACCTCTGACTCCTGCTCTGGGAGGTCCTCCTGCAGAAACACCTCTAGAACTAAAACACATTCTAGATCACATTGTAGATCTTCCGGATCTTCTAGGTCCTCCTCCAGATCTAGTGGTGGTGACTGCAGCACCTGCCGACACTGTAACAAACTGCCGGACAGGTTCCTGGGCGGTAGTCTGGATAGTCCCTACCCATTGGATAGTCTGGATTGCCCTCACCCATTGGATAGCCCCAGCCCAGTGGAAATTCCCAGACAACCATTTAGTCTTAGCCCACTACCAGGAGATGATAAGGGGCACGTCAGATACTATGGCTCCACGCAAGCCTCCAACACCTCCTGCCGTTCGACTCGCCACTCCTCTGAAAATGCCTCCCAATGGTCCTCTCCCAGCCCCTCGAG CTCCTCTAAGTATCTGAATCCTTCTGACTCTCGGCTGCCTCTGGAGTATCATCAAAGCCCTCGGCAGCCTACTATTGGTTACTACGACACCACCAAGATGGAGGACAAAGGGGACTATGTTCCTGTGGTTGCTACTACTGTTAAGTCTTCACCTGGCTTCAAAGACCGCTCCAACCCCGCTGACTGCTCCGAGACTCAGAAGGCCAACTGTGTAGACCATTCCAAGACTCCGATGACAGTGAGACGGATTATTACAGTGTTTGAGATCGTTCCAGGGAAAAGTGACCCACCTGTCCTGCACAGCTGGAACCAACGACGCCTGGAG ATAGCCCATAATGAGAGACTGAAGGGAGGAGGGACCAACCCCACCTCTAACCTGacctctacctccacccaccTCGATACCACCCAGTCCACCTCAACCTCATCTCAGGCTAAAACAAGAAGGATCGCCAGGAAAACCACCAGCCTTCCAGACTTCTCCCCGCAGCATGTCAACAACCCTCCTAGTCTCAGTGGGTCGGAGGGTAAAG GTCAAGACAAGCCGTCCATCTGGATGTACCTGCAGGGTGGGGCCCAGATCACCTTCATCACCCAGGATATCCAGGAGAAGCTGGAGTCCCATGTCCGTCGCAAGCAGAGCCAGCGCCTCTGGGGATTCCCCAAGCAGGTCACCAGGTACGTCGGAGACCACCTTGCCGACCTGGCTGCCCAGGCCCCCTCCGCTTCCGGCGACAGCAAGACGGTTAAGATCCCTGGCAAGATCATGGGCAACGTGAGCGACCATGTTGGCCGAGGGCAGCGAAACACAGAGTTGTGTTTCAGGCTGTGTAACAGGACAAggccaggggaggagagagaggagacccaGGCTACTAGTCCTACAGCTACAGCCAAACTCAAGGACAATTTATACAGCTCACGTGCCAACAGCAGGCCTGTGGAGAAGACTCCCTTCaccagcaccagcagcaccattACTCCCCAGCCAGCCGAGAGCCACACTACCAGACCCACCCAGAGCAGCCGATCTCTGGACGAGTCCTCCCTCCAGATGGCCCTGAACCCAGTGACCCTGACCCAGGAGAGACGCCAGCTGGAGATGCATGTGAAGAGGAACTGTCTGGAAGTCAAGCTCAAACCCCTCCCTGGCATGGTGGCCACCAGCCAGACAACCCTTTCCTCGGCAACCAGGCAGCCAACTAGGCAGCCCATCCAGGCAGCAGCCCTCGACCCTCTGAAATTCCCTGCGCCACTAAGGCGGAGGGATCCGGCGGCAGCGGAGGGATACGCGTCTTCTATGGACCCAGAGGCACCGAGGCGTCAGGAGGAGAATCTGGTGATGAAGCCCACATCTTCGGCCACCTCTTCGACCTCCTCAGCCCACCCTCACAGCTCAGCTCTGGAGACTTGGACCGGCATAGACACTGTCTCAGGACCCCGCTCTGCCTCCACCCCCATACGGCTGTTGTGTTATGACACGGACACTGACAGGCTTTTTGTGTTTACGACATAG
- the LOC110509166 gene encoding uncharacterized protein LOC110509166 isoform X1: protein MFANSVEDLGLRKLVPRLLKTSEEEFGSERVTGYFKLFVVLLSVLLFLFWVIHLRKDDDEVYDEIDSNLVNRFTEGVTLNYKYLQRLEGRLDMKTLQIDRLNAEANFDLSSCCCYGSDSCSGGPSCSYTSDSWSERSSCRYTSDSCSGRSSCSYTSDYCSGRSSCSYTSDSWSERSSCRYTSDSCSGRSSCRNTSRTKTHSRSHCRSSGSSRSSSRSSGGDCSTCRHCNKLPDRFLGGSLDSPYPLDSLDCPHPLDSPSPVEIPRQPFSLSPLPGDDKGHVRYYGSTQASNTSCRSTRHSSENASQWSSPSPSSSSKYLNPSDSRLPLEYHQSPRQPTIGYYDTTKMEDKGDYVPVVATTVKSSPGFKDRSNPADCSETQKANCVDHSKTPMTVRRIITVFEIVPGKSDPPVLHSWNQRRLEVNVQQKIAHNERLKGGGTNPTSNLTSTSTHLDTTQSTSTSSQAKTRRIARKTTSLPDFSPQHVNNPPSLSGSEGKGQDKPSIWMYLQGGAQITFITQDIQEKLESHVRRKQSQRLWGFPKQVTRYVGDHLADLAAQAPSASGDSKTVKIPGKIMGNVSDHVGRGQRNTELCFRLCNRTRPGEEREETQATSPTATAKLKDNLYSSRANSRPVEKTPFTSTSSTITPQPAESHTTRPTQSSRSLDESSLQMALNPVTLTQERRQLEMHVKRNCLEVKLKPLPGMVATSQTTLSSATRQPTRQPIQAAALDPLKFPAPLRRRDPAAAEGYASSMDPEAPRRQEENLVMKPTSSATSSTSSAHPHSSALETWTGIDTVSGPRSASTPIRLLCYDTDTDRLFVFTT, encoded by the exons GATGAGGTCTACGACGAGATTGACTC AAACCTGGTCAACAGGTTCACAGAGGGAGTCACCCTCAACTACAAATACCTCCAGCGCTTGGAGGGGCGGCTGGACATGAAGACGCTACAGATAGACAGACTGAACGCTGAAGCGAACTTTGacctctcctcctgctgctgctatggTTCTGACTCCTGCTCTGGTGGACCCTCCTGCAGCTACACCTCTGACTCCTGGTCTGAGAGGTCCTCCTGCAGATACACCTCTGACTCCTGCTCTGGGAGGTCCTCCTGCAGCTACACCTCTGACTACTGCTCTGGGAGGTCCTCCTGCAGCTACACCTCTGACTCCTGGTCTGAGAGGTCCTCCTGCAGATACACCTCTGACTCCTGCTCTGGGAGGTCCTCCTGCAGAAACACCTCTAGAACTAAAACACATTCTAGATCACATTGTAGATCTTCCGGATCTTCTAGGTCCTCCTCCAGATCTAGTGGTGGTGACTGCAGCACCTGCCGACACTGTAACAAACTGCCGGACAGGTTCCTGGGCGGTAGTCTGGATAGTCCCTACCCATTGGATAGTCTGGATTGCCCTCACCCATTGGATAGCCCCAGCCCAGTGGAAATTCCCAGACAACCATTTAGTCTTAGCCCACTACCAGGAGATGATAAGGGGCACGTCAGATACTATGGCTCCACGCAAGCCTCCAACACCTCCTGCCGTTCGACTCGCCACTCCTCTGAAAATGCCTCCCAATGGTCCTCTCCCAGCCCCTCGAG CTCCTCTAAGTATCTGAATCCTTCTGACTCTCGGCTGCCTCTGGAGTATCATCAAAGCCCTCGGCAGCCTACTATTGGTTACTACGACACCACCAAGATGGAGGACAAAGGGGACTATGTTCCTGTGGTTGCTACTACTGTTAAGTCTTCACCTGGCTTCAAAGACCGCTCCAACCCCGCTGACTGCTCCGAGACTCAGAAGGCCAACTGTGTAGACCATTCCAAGACTCCGATGACAGTGAGACGGATTATTACAGTGTTTGAGATCGTTCCAGGGAAAAGTGACCCACCTGTCCTGCACAGCTGGAACCAACGACGCCTGGAGGTAAATGTGCAACAGAAG ATAGCCCATAATGAGAGACTGAAGGGAGGAGGGACCAACCCCACCTCTAACCTGacctctacctccacccaccTCGATACCACCCAGTCCACCTCAACCTCATCTCAGGCTAAAACAAGAAGGATCGCCAGGAAAACCACCAGCCTTCCAGACTTCTCCCCGCAGCATGTCAACAACCCTCCTAGTCTCAGTGGGTCGGAGGGTAAAG GTCAAGACAAGCCGTCCATCTGGATGTACCTGCAGGGTGGGGCCCAGATCACCTTCATCACCCAGGATATCCAGGAGAAGCTGGAGTCCCATGTCCGTCGCAAGCAGAGCCAGCGCCTCTGGGGATTCCCCAAGCAGGTCACCAGGTACGTCGGAGACCACCTTGCCGACCTGGCTGCCCAGGCCCCCTCCGCTTCCGGCGACAGCAAGACGGTTAAGATCCCTGGCAAGATCATGGGCAACGTGAGCGACCATGTTGGCCGAGGGCAGCGAAACACAGAGTTGTGTTTCAGGCTGTGTAACAGGACAAggccaggggaggagagagaggagacccaGGCTACTAGTCCTACAGCTACAGCCAAACTCAAGGACAATTTATACAGCTCACGTGCCAACAGCAGGCCTGTGGAGAAGACTCCCTTCaccagcaccagcagcaccattACTCCCCAGCCAGCCGAGAGCCACACTACCAGACCCACCCAGAGCAGCCGATCTCTGGACGAGTCCTCCCTCCAGATGGCCCTGAACCCAGTGACCCTGACCCAGGAGAGACGCCAGCTGGAGATGCATGTGAAGAGGAACTGTCTGGAAGTCAAGCTCAAACCCCTCCCTGGCATGGTGGCCACCAGCCAGACAACCCTTTCCTCGGCAACCAGGCAGCCAACTAGGCAGCCCATCCAGGCAGCAGCCCTCGACCCTCTGAAATTCCCTGCGCCACTAAGGCGGAGGGATCCGGCGGCAGCGGAGGGATACGCGTCTTCTATGGACCCAGAGGCACCGAGGCGTCAGGAGGAGAATCTGGTGATGAAGCCCACATCTTCGGCCACCTCTTCGACCTCCTCAGCCCACCCTCACAGCTCAGCTCTGGAGACTTGGACCGGCATAGACACTGTCTCAGGACCCCGCTCTGCCTCCACCCCCATACGGCTGTTGTGTTATGACACGGACACTGACAGGCTTTTTGTGTTTACGACATAG